The Terrirubrum flagellatum nucleotide sequence GCAGCAGCGAGCCTTCGGCCGGCGTTTCGCGCACCTCGCCAGCCAGCACGTCGTTCTCCATGAGGCGGCCGACGATCTGCTCAGAGGTCAAACCTTCCGGAATGGTGACGGAGTGCAGGATCGCCTTGCCTTCGATCAGGGTGGCGATGATCTGAGGAATGGTGACGCCCTGCCGGAACATATACTCGCCGGCCTTCAGCTTCTCGCCGTGCGACTGGGTCACCACCGCGAACATGAAGGGATAGGGGCTGGTGATGACGCCTTCCTGGGTCAACTGGTCAGCGATGTCGCCCATGCCGCCGCGGACGACGAGCGCCTTGTCCCGCTGCAACGGCCCCGGCTTCTCGATCTCGCGCACCACGAAATAGGCGCCCGCGCCAGCGACCAGGATCAGCGCCAGCAGGATCGTGAACATGTTGCTGCCGAAGGTCACGAACGACCGGTGGCGCATCTTCAGCCGAGGTGGCGGCGGGGGCGCCGCCTGCGGCTCCATCTGCTCGATCGGACTGCGCGGCGAGAAGCGGCGCGGCTCGACCGAAGCCTGCCGCGCGGCGGCGGCTGCGTCAGTCGTTGGAACGCCGTCTGTCATCAGGCCGCCCTGGCTGCTTGTTCTGTCAGGATCGCGCCTTGATTGATCGCATATTGTGGCATCAATCCGGCGCGAAGGTTACGCTTGGTAGCGTCGCAATACCAGCGACGCGTTCGTCCCGCCGAATCCAAACGAGTTCGACAGGGCGACGTCGATCTGCCTCTTTTTGGCCGTATGCGGCGTCAGGTCGATCGCCGTCTCGACCGAAGGATTGTCGAGGTTAATCGTCGGCGGCGCAACCTGGTCCCGGATCGCGAGCGTGGTGAAGATCGCCTCGACCGCGCCCGACGCGCCCAGAAGATGGCCGATCGCGGACTTGGTCGAGGACATCGACAGTTTGCCCGCCGCATTTCCGACGACGCGCTCCACGGCGCCAAGTTCAATCGTATCAGCCATGGTCGAGGTGCCATGGGCGTTGATGTAGTCGATCTCGGCCGGCGAAACGCCAGCGCGCTTGATAGCGGCCTTCATACAGCGATAGGCCCCGTCGCCGTCCTCGGAAGGAGCGGTGATGTGGTAGGCGTCGCCGGACATGCCGTAGCCGATGACCTCGGCGTAAATCTTCGCGCCGCGCGCTTTGGCGTGATCGAGCTCCTCGAGAACGACGACGCCCGCGCCCTCGCCCATGACAAAGCCGTCGCGATCCCGATCGTAGGGGCGCGAGCCCTTCTCCGGCGCATCGTTGAAGCTGGTGCAGAGAGCGCGGCAGGCGCAGAAGCCCGCCATGCCGATGCGCGTCACCGACGACTCGGCGCCGCCAGCCACCATCACATCGGCGTCGCCGAGCGCGATCATGCGCGACGCGTCGCCGATCGCATGGGCGCCAGTCGAACAGGCGGTCGAAACCGCATGGTTCGGGCCTTTCAGGCCGTGCTCGATCGAGACGTATCCGCTCGCGAGATTGACGAGACGACCGGGGATGAAGAAGGGCGACAGCCGGCGCGGGCCGCGTTCCTTCACGAGAATCGCGCCGTCGGCGATGCCCTGCAGGCCGCCGATGCCCGATCCGATCATGACGCCTGTCGTCGCCTGATCGTCGTAGGATTCAGGCTTCCAGTCGGCGTCGCGCAACGCCTGCGTGGCCGCCGACATCGCGAAGATGATGAAGTCGTCGACCTTGCGCTGCTCCTTCGGCTCCATCCACTGATCAGGATTGAAGCTGCCGTTGGAGCCATCGCCGCGCGGGACCTGGCAGGCGATCTGACAAGGCAGGTCGGACACATCGAAATTTCCGATGCGCCCGGCGCCTGATTTCGATGCGAGGATGTTGGACCATGTCGCGTCGACGCCGCATCCAAGCGGCGTGACCAGGCCAAGCCCCGTGATAACGACTCGTCGGAACATCATATGTCCGGGCGATCGCGCAGCCGCGCCCCAAGCGGCCGGCGAGAGCTTACGCCGGGGCCTTGCTGGACAGGAACGAAATCGCGTCGCCGACGGTCGCGATCTTCTCGGCCGCGTCGTCCGGAATCTCGACTCCGAATTCCTCTTCGAACGCCATGACGAGTTCGACCGTGTCGAGCGAATCAGCGCCGAGATCGTCGATGAAGTTCGCCTTCTCGGTCACTTTCTCCGCGTCGACGCCCAGATGCTCGACCACGATCTTCTTAACGCGTTCGGCGATGTCACTCATCGTCTGATCCTCATTCATCTGACAGGCCGCCAATCGAGGGCTGGCCGAATTCTTCCATGCGCCGGCGGCGACCCGCCTTTTGCAACGAAGGGCTTGGAAACCGTTTGGTTCCGAACGTCAAGCCCCGCCCGCGCTTGGGGCAGAGCTAGCATAGGCGGTAGGGGCTGACAAAGCGCCGCCGCGCTTAGATCATCGCCATGCCGCCATTAACGTGCAAGGTCTGTCCAGTGACGTAGGCGCCCTCGTCGCTCGCGAGATAGACCACGGCCGCCGCGATCTCCGCCGAAGTCCCCAAACGGCCGGCCGGCACACGCGAAAGCACCGTTTCCTTCTGCTTTTCGTTGAGCGCGCCCGTCATCGCGGTCTCGATGAAGCCCGGGGCGACGCAATTGACGGTCACGCCGCGGCTCGCGACTTCAAGCGCCAGCGCCTTCGACATGCCGATCAGACCGGCCTTCGACGCGGCGTAATTGCCCTGTCCGGGATTGCCGGTGACGCCGACGACGGAGGTGATCGAGATGATGCGGCCCGAACGCCGGCGCATCATGCCTTTCACGGCCGCGCGCGACAGACGGAACGCCGCCTCGAGATTGACGCGAATGACCTGATCCCACTCCTCGTCCTTCATGCGCATGAAGATGTTGTCGCGCGTCACACCGGCGTTGTTGACGAGGACATGAAGCTCGCCCATCGCCGCTTCCGCCGCAGGCACAAGGGCTTCGACCGAATCCTTCTCAGAGAGATTCGCCGGCAACACATGAACGCGGGAGCCGAGTTCGGCCGCGAGCGCATCGAGCGCCTCCCTGCGGGTGCCCGATATTCCGACCGTCGCGCCCTGCGCATGCAACGCTTTTGCGACTGCGCCGCCGATGCCGCCGGAAGCGCCCGTCACCAGCGCGTTTTTGCCTGTGAGATCGAACATCGGAATTTCCTATGAGTTGCGCGCCGCGGCGAAAGCCCTGACATCGTCAGGCGTTCCAACCGCGCTCGACTGCGCCGCCGGCGCCATTCTTTTCGAGAGTCCGGTCAACACCTTGCCGGCGCCAACCTCAAGAAATGAATCAACGCCGTTGGCGGCCATCCAGCCGACGCTCTCGCGCCAACGCACCGTTCCCGTCACCTGTTTCACGAGATTGGCGCGGATCACGGCGGGGTCGCTTTCCGGACCGGCCGTGACATTGGCCACGATCGACGCCGCAGGCCGGGCGATCGAGGCTTTCGCCAAGGCCTCCGCCATCGCGTCCGCCGCAGGCTTCATCAGGGCGCAATGGAAGGGCGCGGACACCGGCAGCAGCATCGCGCGCTTAGCGCCCTTGCCCTTGGCGATCTCCACGGCGCGCTCAACCGCCGCCTTGTGGCCGGAGACGACCGCCTGGCCGGGTCCGTTGTCGTTGGCGGCGTCGCAGACCTGCCCCTGCGCCGCCTCGGCGGCGACGGCGACGGCCTGCTCCCATTCGAGGCCGAGCAGCACCGCCATGGCGCCCTCGCCGACCGGAACGGCCTTCTGCATGGCCTCGCCGCGCAATCGCAGCAGACGGGCCGCGTCGGTCACAGACAGCGCCCGCGCGCAGGCCAACGCCGAATATTCACCGAGCGAATGGCCGGCGAAGAAGCCGACGTCGCGCGCGGGATCGAGCCCGGCCTCGGCCTCAAGAGCCCGCATGCCGGCGACGGAGACGGCCATCAGGGCGGGCTGGGCATTGGCGGTCAGGGTCAGGGTTTCGAGCGGCCCCTTGAACATCAGAGTGGAGAGTTTCTCGCCCAGCGCGGCATCGACCTCCTCGAACACCGCGCGCGCGGACGGGAACGCCTCGGCCAGCGCCTTGCCCATGCCGACGGCCTGACTGCCCTGCCCGGGGCAGGTGATCGCGAGCGTCATCGAGGATTATCCTCCCAGGCGAAGTTGTTTGGCGGCTTTCCGGCCGCAGGCGCCGGGGAGTGCAAAGCCGGCGGGCTCAAGTCAAGAGCGCGCGGGGAAATCCATCGAGGATCAGGCCGGCCTGCGCGCCGTGACGATCCAGCCCTCGACGGGCTTGGCGTCCTCCTTGCGCAGCGTATCCCGCCGGATGGTTTCGATCACGAAGCCGGCCTCGCGAAGACGCTGCTCGACGAAGTCGTGGCGATGGCGATACCGGCCATGCGGCTCGAGGCGGAACCCTGCGCCTTCCTCGCCCTCCAGGGCCTCGACCGTGAAGACGAGCACGCCGTCGGGCCTCAACGAGGAAAATGCGACACGCGCAAATTCGTTGATTTCGCCGAAATAGCAAAGCGTGTCGGCTGAAATGACTGAATTGAACGTCGCCGGGCGCTCGCCCAGAAACGCGGTCAGCTCAGCCTCATGCAATTCATCGTAGCCACGCGCTTCGGCCTTTTCGAGCATGCCGCTCGACAGATCAAGCCCGATCATCCGCTCGCAGCGCTCGCGCACGAGCGGGCCACAAAGCCCTGTGCCACAACCGGCGTCGGCGAGCACGCCGAAGCTGCGCCCATCTGGATGCGCCTCTGCGAGCGCTTCGGCGACAATCTGCGGCGCCCGATAGCCAAGCATGGACAGCCTGGCGTCGAAACTCTCGGCGAACTTGTCGAAAGTCGCCACGACATAGGCGTCTGTCGCGCGATCCGGCGAGTCGCCGCTGTGCGCGGCGAGCATGTGCCGAGCCACGGGATCATCGGGCTCGGTTTTCATCCACTCGCGAATGATCTCAAGCGCCTTTTCGGGCTCGCCGATGCGACGGTGCGCGTGTGCGAGCAAGACGCGAGCCTCCCGCGCGCCGCCCACGTTGAGGAGGATCGAATGGCTCAGCGCCGTGACGCCCTCCTCGATCTGGCCGACCACGACACAGAGATGGCCCAGATTGTAATAGGCCTCGTAATAGTCAGGCTTCAGCTCCGTCGCGCGTTTGTAACTCCGCAAGGCGTCCTCGAAGCGTCGCGCACGCTCGAAGACAACGCCGAGATTATTGTGCGCCTCGGGATAGTCCGGCGCCAGGCGAAGCGCCGTTTCATAAGCGTCCCGCGCTTCGGCGAGAGTCGCCGGGTCCTCCTTCAGAACATTGCCGAGATTGTTCCATGCCCAGGCCCGATCAGCGAGCTGCTCCATCGAGCGCCGCAGATGACGGAGCGAGTCCAGCGTCCGATTGCCTTGATGCAGCAGCACGCCGAAAAAGTGATTGGCGCGCGGATGGTCGCGATCCACGCGAAGCAGCGCACGATAGATGGTTTCGGCCTGCTTTTTATTTCCGAGACGATGATGCGTCATCGCAAACTGCAGCGCCTCGCCAAAACGCATCGTGACGCCGAGTTCTTTTTCTTGCTCGCCGAGCCTTTCGAGTTCGTCGCCCTCGGAAACGCGGCCGAGGCGACGCAGATTCGCCGCGAAAAGTCGAACCGTGTCGATATCCGCCCTGAAGGCGACGGGCTGGGCGTCCGTCAAAGCCGCAGAATCGGCCGCGACGCCACGCTGCTCTGAGCTCAATGCGGATTGGGGAGCGGACGACATGGCGGCCTCGGCGGCGACAATCCGGCAACTTGTCGTTGGGCGCCCTATAGTGGCCAAGCCAGCGCCGTCCGCAATCCCGCGCCCGATCAGGATTGCGAAAAAGCTAGAGCATGGCGCGAAAAGTGGAAACCGGTTTTTCCGGGGTGAACGCAAGCGTCCGCCCTGCAAAGCCATGCTCCAAATTTTGGAATCGATCACGTTCTCGCACTTTGATTGATTCAATCAAGGTGCGGCGTGATCCAGCGCCGCCAGCCGTTTAAACGTTTGAAGGTCAGCCGGGCTTGCGCGCCGTGACGATCCAGCCCTTCACGGGCTTGGCGTCTTCCTTGCGCAGCGTATCCTGTCGGATGGATTCAACGGTCAGTCCGGCCTCCGAGAGACGCTTCTCGATGAAGCCGCGACGGTGGCTGTACCGGCCGTGCGGCTCAAGGCGGAAGCCGTCATCCCCCTCGCCTTCAAGCGCTTCGACCGTGAAGACGAGCACGCCTCTCGATTTGAGCGCGCCAAAGGCGGCGCTCGCGAACTGATCGAGCTCGCCAAAGTAGCAGAGCGTGTCAGCCGAGATGATCGAATTAAATGCGCCGAGGCGCTCGCGAAGGAACGCGGTCAGCTCGGCCTTGTGCAACTCGTCGTAACCGCGGGCTTCGGCCTTTTCGAGCATGCCGGCCGAGAGATCAAAGCCAATCATCCGCTTGCAGCGCTCGCGCACCAGCACGCCGCAAAGTCCGGTGCCGCAGCCGGCGTCGGCGAGCACGCCGAAGCTCAGTCCGTCGGGATGCGCCTCGGCGAGCGCTTCGGCGACAATCTGCGGCGCCCGATAGCCAAGCATGCTGAGCTTCGAGTCAAAGCTGTCCGCGAAACTGTCGAATGTCGACACGACAAAACTGTCCGCGGCGCGATCAGGCTTTTCGCCGCTTTGCGCCGCGAGCATGTGGCGGGCGACCGGATTGTCGGGCTCGGCCTGCGCCCATTCACGGAAAATCGCCAGCGATTTTTCAGGCTGGCCGATCGCCCGGTAGGCGTGCGCCATCAGAACGCGCGACTGCCGCGTGCTGTCGTCCCCCTGGAGCACGATCGACTGGCTCAGCGCCAGGATCGCTTCGTCATGCCGCTCAAGCGATACATAGAGATAGCCGAGATTATAGAACGCTTCGAAATAATCCGGCTTCAATTCGGTCGCGCGCTTGTAGTTTTGCAACGCGTCCTCGAGGCGTCCGGCGCGCTCGAAGACGATGCCGAGATTGTTGTGCGCCTCGGGATAGTCCGGCGCCAATCTGAGCGCCGTCTCGTAAGCGTCCTGAGCTTGCGCGCCCTTCTTGGGATCGTCGTTCAGAAGATTGCCGAAATTATTCCAGGCCCAGGCCTGATCGCCGAGGAGCTTCATCGAACGCTGCATATATCGCAGCGCATCCTTCCGCCGCTTGTCGAGATGCAGGAGCACGCCGAGAAAGTGATTGACGCGAGCATGATCGGGATCGACGCGAAGCAGCGCGCGATAGATCACTTCGGCCTGCTCCTTCTTCTCATAACGATGAAGCATCATCGCGAGTTGCAACGCCTCGCCGAAATGCATTTTGATCTTGGCGTTCTTCTCGATCTTGATGATCTGTTCAAGCTGCTCGGCGTCAGCGATGCGGCCGGCGCGCCGCAAATTCTCCGCGAAGAGGGTCGCCGTTTCAGCGTTCGCCTTGAAACTCACGGGGCGCGCGGCGGCCAGCGCAGCAGAGTCTGCCGCGGCGGCGGGCGCCTGTGAACGCAGCGTGGACTTGGGAGCGGTCGACATCATCGCCTCGTCGAGAATTACGGGTGCTTCTTACCTTTGCCCGCCGGCGCCCTGTCAGTGGTGCGGCGGCGCACGTTCCGCCGGCGGCCCCTCACCGATCAGGATCGCGAAACAACCAGGGCCGCCAGCCGCTCGCGCGATCGAATTTAGACCAGCTTCCCTCGGGCAGCGCCAGCCTGTCGGCGATCGCAAAGGCGGCGGCGGGATTGTGCGGCAGCCCGCAATGGCTGCCTTCGACTTCGATGTTTTCCGTCATCAGGCCTTCATTTTCGCGGCAGACGCGCCATGAACAGACGCCGTCCGAACGGGAATAGATCGCCGTGAAGGGAACCGGCGGCGGCGTGTCGATCGCGCCGCCCATATGCTGGTCGCGATCCTCCGACCTGAAGCCGCTGACATATTCATAGACCTTCCAGGCGTTGGTGGCGCGCGGGCTGCCCTTGAACGGCGAGCCCAGCGAAATCACGCATCTGATATCGTCGGGCAATCGCTTCGCGATCTGGCGCGCGTAGATGCCGCCGAGGCTCCAGCCGATGAGCGAGACCTTGCGGCCGTGGGTGCGACGCAACGTTTCAATGCGCGCGATCATCCTGTCTTCGACGCCAGGAAGCGGGCCGAGATTGCGGCCCAGCCCCCAGCCCTGCGCCGCGTATCCGCGCCCCCGGAGAAAGGCGGCCAGGGGACGCATCGCAAGATCGCTCGCCATCAGGCCGGGAATGACGATCACGGGATGTCCGTCGCCGCGCGGGGCGCGAGCGAGCAAAGGCAGAGCGGCGCCGAACAGCGCGAGCTCAGGCAGCGCCCGTCCTTCAAGCGCCAGAAGCCAGCGCGAAGGCGGCGCGGAGAATGAGGCGTCGACGGCGAAGCTCATGGTCTCCCCCGGGAGATCGCGGCGTGGCGAGATTCGCGAGCGCCTATTCTATTGCGGCGCAGCATTTCTGCAAACAGGGCGCAGCTTCGCGCCGTTGTCAGCCTAATGTCACATCCCTGTAGCTTTTCGCCGGCTAAGGGCGTTAACTCCCAAAAAATGGGGAACGTTCAATCAAGGTGCCAACGCCCATGAAAGAGGCGGCGATCGAGGTCGAGGGGTTGAAGGCGGGGTATGGCGAGACCGTGGTGCTGCACGGCGTCGACCTTTCCATCGCGCGCGGCGAATTCATTGCGATGCTGGGCTCGTCGGGCTGCGGCAAGACCACACTGCTGCGGACCGTCGCCGGCTTCCAGCGCGCCTTCGCCGGCGCCGTCAGACTGTTCGGCAGGGATGTCGCGCCGCTGCCGCCGGAGAAGCGCGGCCTCGCCATGGTGTTCCAGTCCTACGCGCTGTGGCCGCATATGACGGTGCTCGGCAATGTCGGCTACGGGCTGAAGCTGCGAGGCGTCGCGCGCGAAGACATCCGCAAGCGCGTGCGCGCGGTGCTCGCGATGCTCAATCTCGACGGGCTCGAAGATCGCAAGGTGACCGATCTCTCCGGCGGCCAACGCCAGCGCGTCGCGCTTGGCCGCGCGCTCGCGATCGAGCCCGACATTCTTCTGCTCGACGAGCCGCTCTCCAATCTCGACGCCAAGGTGCGTCTGCAACTGCGCGACGAGATCAAGTCGCTGCAGAACAGGCTCGGCTTCACGGCGCTGCACGTCACCCATGATCGCGAAGAGGCGATGACGATGGCCGACCGCATCGTGGTGATGAATGCGGGCCGCATTGCGCAGCTCGGCGCGCCGGAGGAAGTCTACGACAAGCCCGCCTCGCCTTTCATCGCCACCTTCATGGGGGCGGAAAATCGCATCGAGCTGAAGATCGCCCGCGCCGACGGCGCCTATGACGTCTCGACCGGCGGCGTCGCGCGACGTTCGCGCAGCGCCGACGCGCTGCCTGAAGGCGCGGTCACCGCTTATTTCCGCGACAGCGCCGCGGCGCTGGTGGCGCATGACGAGCAGGCCGACGACGCGATCGTGCTGCCCGGCCGCATCGTGCAGCGCAGCTATCCCGGCGGGCACTATCGTTACAGTGTCGAGACAGAGGGACGTCAGTTCTCTGTCACACACGACCACTATCACGACCTCGGATCAGCAGTGGGGCTGAAGCTGCCATTCCGGGCGATGCATCTTTTTCCGAGTTCGGAATGACAGGGAGCGGGAGAACCTCAATGAAAATGCATCTTTTGGCCGGCCTCGGCGCGGCGGCGCTGATGGCGGCGCCTGCGTCGGCGCAGACGCTCAACGTCGTGACCGCGGGCGACCAGAACATGGTCGATTACGTCAAGGATTATCTCGGGCCGATGTTCGAGAAGCAGCATCCGGGCGTGAAGGTCGTGTCGGTCGGCACAGGCCCCGGAGACGCCGGCTCGCAGAAAATTTTCGAGAAGCTCGACGCGCAGAAGAAGGCCGGCGCAGCCGCCTGGGATTTCGACGTCGTCGTCATCCACCAGAAGATGGCCGGCGACATGGCGAAAGACGGCATGCTCGTGCGCTATCGCGGCGACATCCCGACCGGCAAACTGGTGACCCGCGATTCCGCCGTGAATTCGCTCGGCGCGAACGTCGACGGCTATGTCATGCCGATGTTCCATTCGCAGACGGCGCTCGCCTACAACGCCGACATGGTGAAGGACGTCCCGTCGAGCTATCCCGAACTCGTCGAATGGACGAAGAAGCATCCGAAGCAGTTCGGCTATAACGGCATCAAGGGCGGCATGTCCGGCGTCGCCTTCGTCACCGGCTGGGTCTCGGCCTTCGGCGGCGATTCCGCCAAGCTCGAAAAGGGCCCTTATGATCCGGCCGTGAAAAACAGCTGGGACAAGCCGCTCGCCGACCTCAAGGCGTTCAACCAGAATGTTGTGATCACGCCCGGCAACGCCGGCACGCTCGACATGCTCAATCGCGGCGAGATCGCCATCGGTCCGGTTTGGGTCGACATGTTCTACACCTGGCAGGCGGACGGCAAGCTGCCGCCAAACATGAAGCTGAAACTCATGTCGCCCGGCATGCCTGGCCAGCCGATGTATTACGCGATCCCGGCGAAGGCCGCGAACGCCAAGCTCGCCGAACAATTCATCGCGCTGGCGACGAGCCCGCAGGTGCAGGCCGACGGCATCGTCAAGAAGTTCAACTGGTATCCCGGCATCGACGCGCAGAATCTCGAAGGCAAGCTCGACAAGGCGGCCTGGGAGAAGCTGTTCACCGACATCAAGCCGGCCGACCTCTCGGAGAAGGGCCGCCCCTTCCCGATCGCGCCCTACTTCAACGACATTCTCGAATCCTACGAGAAGAAGGTCGCGAATTGAGCCTCGAATTGGACGCAATAGATCCCGTCATGCCCGCGCTTGTCGCGGGCATCCACGTCTTTGTTTGAATTAGAAAGACGTGGATGGCCGGAACAAGTCCGGCCATGACGCGAGCCCTTATAGCCTCTATCTCGGGGCGCAACGCTAAAAGAAGAACGCCGTTTGAAGCAGGGCTACATCTGGGGGCTGATCCTGATCGCGCCGGCGCTGGCGCTGATCGCGATCCTTTTCCTTTATCCTCTCGCGCTGTCGCTGGAGCTCTCGCTGACCGAGCCCGGCGGAACGATCGGCCTCGCCAATTTTCAGAAAGCGTTCGAGCTCTATTCCGGCGATATCATCTATACGATCTTCATCGTCGTCGTCTCGACGCTGCTGACAGGCCTCGCTGCGACGGCGATCGCCGGCGCGCTCACCATGGGCGAGACGCCATGGCTCGTCGGAACGCTGCGCTGGCTCTATCGCTGGCCGCTGTTCATCCCCTTCATCGTCGCCGCGCAGTGCATGCGCACCTTCCTCGCGAAGAACGGGCTGATGAACAACACCTTCGTCGGCATGGGGCTCCTCGATCCCTTGTCGACGCAGAGCTTCCTCGACTGGCGCGGCGTCATCATCACCTTCGTCTGGAAGCAGACGCCTTTCGTCGCCCTGCTGCTCGCCGGCGCGATGGCCTCGATCGATCGCGCGACGATCGAGGCCGGGCGCAATCTCGGCGCGTCGCGTCTGCGGGCGCTGATCGAGCTCGTCATCCCGCAGGTGGCGCGCACGCTGCTGGTCGGCATGGTGCTGTCCTTCGTGACGATGATGAGCGTCCTGTCGGTGCCGATGATGGTCGCGGGATCGCAGCCGACCATGATGACGGTGGACATGGCGTTCCGCGTCACGTCCTATGGAGACTATGGCGTCGCCAATGCGCTCGGCGTGATCTCCTATCTCATCACCGCTTTCGCCGCCTGGTTCTATCTCCGACATAATCTCGCGGAGCGGAGGCAAGCGCCATGACGGCGCGCGCTTCGCTTGCGCTCGTTCTGAAGGCGGCGGCGCTCGCCCTCTTCGCCTTCGTGCTGATCGGCCCGCTGTTCAATCTCGCGCTCTGGTCAGTGGCGGAGCGATGGTACGCGCCATTCAAACTGCCTGTGGTCTACGGCTTGCGCTATTGGGAGGTGGTGTTCCGCCCCACCGGCGACGCCATGTCGTCTCTTGCGACCAGCGTGCTGATCGCGGCGCTGGTGGTCGTCGTCGCGCTCGCCGTTTCGATTCCCGCGGGCTACGCGCTGGCGCGCCTCAAATTGCCCTTACGCGCTGCCATCATGATCCTGTTCCTGCTGCCGCAGGCTTTTCCGTCGATCACGATCTACATCAACGTGGCGCGCGTCTTCTACATGGTCGGACTTGCGGGGACCATTCCCGGCGTGGTGCTGGTCCATGCCGCGCATGCGCTCGTTTATTCCGTCTGGGTCACGACCGCCGCCTTCGCCGCGGTCGACCATGATCTCGAACTCGCGGCGCGCAACATGGGCGCGTCGCCGCAGCGCGCCTTCTGGACGGTGACGCTGCCGCTCGCGGCGCCGGGCATCATGGCGAGCGCCATCTTCGTGTTTCTTGAATCGCTCGACGAATTCACCGGCACGTTCTTCGTCGGCGTGCCGCAGGTCACGACGCTGCCGCTGCTGCTCTACAGCGCAAGCATGGGCGGCAACTATCAGATCGCCTCGATCACCGCCCTCATTCTTCTCATCCCCTCGATCGGCTTCATGCTGCTGATCGAGCGCTTCCTGAAAGCCGATGTGATGGCGAAGGTCGGAAGATGATTTGGACCCGTTCGCGCTGAAGAGCGCGAACGGAGCGCGTCACGATTTCCGCTTGTCGTAGGCATCGCCGAAATACTGCATGAAGGCGCCGAACAACCCCGACTCGTGGTTTCCGGCCTTCATCTTCCAGCGCGTGACAAAATCGTCCCAGAGCCGCGCCTTCTTGTTGGTGAACATGCCGGCGCTCTTGTTGGCGTCGAGCGCTTTCTCGATCTCCTTGGGATCGAGATCGGCGACGAGCTTCTGGATCGCGGTCTGGATCGCGGCGAAGCTGTCGACCTGATGCGCTTTCAGGGCGAGAAAGCTCTGCTCGAACGCGCGCTGCGCATCGAGATAGCTCTTAGTCTGCCGGCCGAACATGATCGCGAGCGCGTCTTCGCCTGTCGGCGAGAAGCGCAGCGGGTTGTTGTCGGTCGCCTGAATCAGGGTCTGGTTCGAGCTGCGCATCGCGCCTTTGGATTCCGCGCGCGCCACCAGCAACTGGCCGAGATTGTTGGCGGCGATGTGCATCAGCACGCCCAGCAGTTCGGCGAGCGCGCCTGCGTCTCTCGTCGCGATCGCTTCCTCCGACA carries:
- a CDS encoding ABC transporter ATP-binding protein; translation: MKEAAIEVEGLKAGYGETVVLHGVDLSIARGEFIAMLGSSGCGKTTLLRTVAGFQRAFAGAVRLFGRDVAPLPPEKRGLAMVFQSYALWPHMTVLGNVGYGLKLRGVAREDIRKRVRAVLAMLNLDGLEDRKVTDLSGGQRQRVALGRALAIEPDILLLDEPLSNLDAKVRLQLRDEIKSLQNRLGFTALHVTHDREEAMTMADRIVVMNAGRIAQLGAPEEVYDKPASPFIATFMGAENRIELKIARADGAYDVSTGGVARRSRSADALPEGAVTAYFRDSAAALVAHDEQADDAIVLPGRIVQRSYPGGHYRYSVETEGRQFSVTHDHYHDLGSAVGLKLPFRAMHLFPSSE
- a CDS encoding extracellular solute-binding protein, producing the protein MKMHLLAGLGAAALMAAPASAQTLNVVTAGDQNMVDYVKDYLGPMFEKQHPGVKVVSVGTGPGDAGSQKIFEKLDAQKKAGAAAWDFDVVVIHQKMAGDMAKDGMLVRYRGDIPTGKLVTRDSAVNSLGANVDGYVMPMFHSQTALAYNADMVKDVPSSYPELVEWTKKHPKQFGYNGIKGGMSGVAFVTGWVSAFGGDSAKLEKGPYDPAVKNSWDKPLADLKAFNQNVVITPGNAGTLDMLNRGEIAIGPVWVDMFYTWQADGKLPPNMKLKLMSPGMPGQPMYYAIPAKAANAKLAEQFIALATSPQVQADGIVKKFNWYPGIDAQNLEGKLDKAAWEKLFTDIKPADLSEKGRPFPIAPYFNDILESYEKKVAN
- a CDS encoding ABC transporter permease, whose protein sequence is MKQGYIWGLILIAPALALIAILFLYPLALSLELSLTEPGGTIGLANFQKAFELYSGDIIYTIFIVVVSTLLTGLAATAIAGALTMGETPWLVGTLRWLYRWPLFIPFIVAAQCMRTFLAKNGLMNNTFVGMGLLDPLSTQSFLDWRGVIITFVWKQTPFVALLLAGAMASIDRATIEAGRNLGASRLRALIELVIPQVARTLLVGMVLSFVTMMSVLSVPMMVAGSQPTMMTVDMAFRVTSYGDYGVANALGVISYLITAFAAWFYLRHNLAERRQAP
- a CDS encoding ABC transporter permease, coding for MTARASLALVLKAAALALFAFVLIGPLFNLALWSVAERWYAPFKLPVVYGLRYWEVVFRPTGDAMSSLATSVLIAALVVVVALAVSIPAGYALARLKLPLRAAIMILFLLPQAFPSITIYINVARVFYMVGLAGTIPGVVLVHAAHALVYSVWVTTAAFAAVDHDLELAARNMGASPQRAFWTVTLPLAAPGIMASAIFVFLESLDEFTGTFFVGVPQVTTLPLLLYSASMGGNYQIASITALILLIPSIGFMLLIERFLKADVMAKVGR